A genomic region of Aspergillus oryzae RIB40 DNA, chromosome 1 contains the following coding sequences:
- a CDS encoding AMMECR1 domain-containing protein (uncharacterized conserved protein, AMMECR1) — protein sequence MATPAHCYYCFECLAASYKGQEHISLTAVEELWERYEQFKKVSALQDNDESVSLRESASLGLQSGDDDDDIDDVSSKPKNGPQGLKLPNINRLQSQILSDSSSATTPSSNSSHSGLSSSTPTTTMTTPSSQSLQSDASGWRRQREKDRQYPLFVTWNTLSKSGRKSLRGCIGTFEAQELATGLESYAITSAFEDSRFTPIPAAAIPTLSCSLTLLGSFEPCTNALDWVLGVHGIRISFINRGRRYGATYLPDVPVEQGWTKEQTLKSLMEKAGWDGGHESMTRRFLRGSNSGGHTSGSSKPWEQVSDFRVVKYQGLKASASYTEWQEWRQWVLSLGDGSEKLLNPAV from the exons CCGCCTCGTATAAAGGTCAAGAACACATTAGCCTCACAGCCGTGGAGGAGCTATGGGAACGATACGAGCAATTTAAGAAAGTTTCCGCTCTCCAGGACAACGATGAGTCGGTTTCTCTGAGGGAGAGTGCCAGTCTTGGCCTGCAGTCTggagatgacgatgatgacatAGACGATGTATCCTCTAAACCCAAAAACGGCCCTCAGGGATTGAAGTTACCCAATATCAATCGGCTCCAGAGTCAGATCTTGTCGGACTCGAGCTCCGCTACCACGCCGTCGAGTAATTCCTCGCACTCAGGCCTATCTAGTTCCACCCCTACTACTACCATGACCACTCCAAGCTCACAGTCGCTGCAGTCTGATGCGAGCGGCTGGAGACgtcaaagggaaaaagaTCGGCAGTATCCGTTATTCGTAACTTGGAACACTCTTTCCAAGAGCGGCCGTAAGTCACTTCGCGGTTGTATCGGCACTTTCGAGGCGCAGGAGCTTGCTACAGGCTTGGAGTCGTACGCTATCACTTC TGCGTTCGAAGATAGCCGCTTCACTCCAATTCCAGCCGCCGCTATACCCACCCTGTCATGCTCTCTAACCCTCCTTGGGTCCTTTGAGCCTTGCACTAACGCTCTAGACTGGGTTCTCGGAGTCCATGGAATCCGTATCTCCTTTATTAACCGCGGTCGACGCTACGGTGCAACCTATCTACCGGACGTTCCTGTGGAGCAAGGGTGGACCAAAGAGCAGACATTGAAAAGCTTGATGGAAAAAGCAGGCTGGGATGGGGGTCATGAAAGCATGACCAGGAGATTTCTAAGGGGTAGCAACAGCGGAGGTCACACGTCTGGCTCCAGCAAGCCATGGGAGCAGGTCTCCGACTTCCGAGTAGTCAAGTACCAAGGTTTGAAGGCATCCGCGAGCTACACCGAATGGCAGGAATGGCGGCAGTGGGTTCTCTCCCTGGGGGATGGGAGCGAGAAGCTTTTGAATCCAGCTGTATGA
- a CDS encoding serine/threonine-protein kinase (Ca2+/calmodulin-dependent protein kinase, EF-Hand protein superfamily), with product MASQAQAQAQAQAQAQAQRPKVQPCRYKTGKTLGAGSYSVVKECVHIDTGRYYAAKVINKRLMAGREHMVWVSTRKSPGRYTVAGDVRNEIAILKKVSMGHQNILTLVDYFETMNNLYLVTDLALGGELFDRICRKGSYFESDAADLIRAILSAVAYLHDHGIVHRDLKPENLLFRTPEDNADLLIADFGLSRIMDEEQFHVLTTTCGTPGYMAPEIFKKSGHGKPVDIWAIGVITYFLLCGYTPFDRDSNLEEMQAILAADYSFTPLEYWRGVSQHARDFIKRCLTVDPEARMTAHEALQHLWVNPPYDPYADQSGQDLLPTVKKNFNARRTLHKAIDTVRAINKLREGGGLMMDGVMSVDPKPERVNGNHVVEETSHHDGQMDLDSRSDARGQTEEQIRAQEQRVKQMVAGLWSRNAKK from the exons ATGGCATCCCAAGCACAAGcccaggctcaggctcaggctcaggccCAGGCCCAGCGTCCCAAGGTCCAGCCTTGTCGGTACAAGACGGGGAAGACCCTAGGCGCCGGATCTTACTCCGTTGTGAAGGAGTGCGTACACATCGACACGGGCCGGTATTATGCCGCGAAGGTGATCAATAAGCGACTTATGGCGGGGCGCGAACACATGGTATGGGTGTCTACTAGGAAAAGTCCCGGAAGATATACGGTCGCTGGCGAT GTTCGCAACGAGATCGCTATACTCAAGAAAGTGTCAATGGGTCATCAGAACATTTTGACCTTGGTCGATTACTTTGAAACTATGAATAACT TATATCTGGTCACCGATCTTGCACTGGGTGGCGAGTTGTTCGACCGTATCTGTCGTAAAGGCAGCTACTTCGAATCAGATGCTGCGGATCTTATCCGCGCCATTCTGTCGGCTGTGGCCTACTTACATGATCACGGTATCGTGCACCGTGACTTGAAGCCCGAGAATCTGCTATTTCGCACCCCGGAGGACAATGCGGATCTTTTGATTGCCGACTTTGGCTTGTCTAGGATCATGGACGAAGAACAGTTCCATGTTCTCACTACAACATGCGGTACACCCGGGTACATGGCGCCCGAGATTTTCAAAAAGAGCGGCCACGGAAAGCCAGT GGATATCTGGGCCATCGGTGTCATCACCTACTTCTTACTCTGCGGCTACACCCCCTTTGACCGCGACTCCAACCTGGAAGAGATGCAGGCCATCCTTGCAGCTGACTATTCTTTTACTCCGCTTGAATATTGGCGGGGTGTCTCGCAGCACGCCCGGGATTTCATCAAACGGTGTCTGACCGTGGATCCCGAAGCGCGCATGACCGCCCACGAAGCCCTCCAACACCTCTGGGTCAACCCGCCCTACGACCCATACGCCGATCAGTCCGGTCAAGACTTGCTCCCGACCGTCAAGAAGAACTTCAACGCCCGTCGGACACTTCACAAGGCCATCGATACCGTCCGTGCGATCAACAAGCTCCGCGAAGGTGGCGGCCTGATGATGGACGGGGTGATGAGCGTAGACCCGAAACCGGAAAGGGTCAACGGCAACCATGTCGTCGAGGAAACATCACACCACGACGGACAGATGGACCTCGACAGCCGCAGCGATGCGCGCGGCCAGACGGAAGAACAGATCCGGGCACAGGAGCAGAGAGTGAAACAGATGGTAGCCGGACTGTGGAGTAGAAATGCGAAGAAATGA
- a CDS encoding DNA polymerase epsilon catalytic subunit POL2 (DNA polymerase epsilon, catalytic subunit A): protein MSETNSATETNTVASGPAEAIIDDRSNATPTPFPKKQATQSPRKRRNPPKTQRPPLASGRVVAMPIRKPSKYGNKFRSNAASFKPKRTKTIEFSSLRSTEATSQDEKFEAIRLANSIDESLGFPRFESGEKRVGWLTNMHSTSVEDPNIPGGRAGVDYYFLEDNGGSFKATVEYDPYFLIAVKKGHEAEVEEWCRRMFEGLIKKVTRVEKEDLKLPNHLLGHRRTFLQMYFANVSHLLEVRRTLLPLAEKNKKNVNVMDTYVEISRFVGLRKWYTVEAKHGVISLTCIEERVQRPDPVVLAFDIETTKLPLKFPDSVIDQIMMISYMIDGQGFLITNREIVSEDINDFEYTPKPEYYGPFMIFNEPDERSVLERFFGHIKEAKPTVIATYNGDFFDWPFVEARASVLGIDMYTEIGFRKNSEDIYQSDHCVHMDCFAWVNRDSYLPQGSRGLKAVTVAKLGYDPDELDPELMTPYASERPQTLAEYSVSDAVATYYLYMKYVHPFIFSLCTIVPLNPDDTLRKGTGTLCEMLLMVQAYQGEIVLPNKHKEPPEAFYEGHLLESETYVGGHVESIEAGVFRSDIPVTFKIDPTAIDELLRDLDAALKFSIEVEEKKSLDDVVNYEEVKGQISKLLIALKENPNRDENPFIYHLDVASMYPNIITTNRLQPDAMIQESNCAACDFNRPGKTCDRRMPWAWRGEFLPAKRDEYNMVRQAVANERFPGKTKNSPMRLFSDMSAEEQSAIVKKRLQDYSKKIYHKIHDSKTIVREAIICQRENPFYVNTVRNFRDRRYDFKGKQKVWKNKTDSLKSSGASAADIEEAKKMIILFDSLQLAHKVILNSFYGYVMRKGSRWYSLEMAGVTCLTGARIIQMARELVERIGRPLELDTDGIWCMLPGSFPENFSFTLKNGKKLGISYPCVMLNHLVHGSYTNHQYQTLVDPKTFRYETHSDNSIFFEVDGPYKAMILPTSKEEDKNLKKRYAVFNHDGSLAELKGFEVKRRGELKLIKIFQTQIFKFFLEGTSLEETYAAVARVADRWLDVLYEHGATLADEELIELISENRSMTKTLEEYGSQKSTSITTARRLAEFLGEQMVKDKGLNCKYIISARPRNTPVTERAIPVAIFSAEENVKRFFLRKWLKDDPGDCDPRTVIDWDYYLERLGSVVQKLITIPAALQKVRNPVPRVAHPDWLQRRINVKDDKFKQIKMTDVFAKSEKNPLTDISTNILDHRVQHAGDIGEVIASSTEKLKSSPNSKTSQKRKLPEGPTKTSLDPFASLPSRMPPMADDYVGFLKYQKQKWKIQKQARIRRRQLFGERTNIANDSLSHLFRNQAELLYISTWQVLQLSETTRPGIVRAFVLIDKKIHTLTVKVPRQMYINLKRESLPDVDVPDCEVEKVNHTLPNGHPSVHLFKLTLSEETYLREADKMDTLLQHPSIEGVYEKSIPLNVRAILKLGSICTFDEEQRGVLGEGLDSGFDLSTLCRTSSEQPYLMDSPLVYHYLYHVASGDRQIFALFSTTKSEAHVVILNRTRDVQGLPNVDKIYTDLLMRRKQNASGDEPQNAFEYQEKIHFRTMQVTTRRKAYLEVGDLIKKFRSEETQPTVLVIQSQQRSRLCHDIPMLREYPIMSVKPEVSDMDLPPLGWQAFIARRLVTHYLYLSAWIQHLTMLARYGDVPLCNLESDDPRYLIDISYARRLQQNNVVLWWSSGPRPDHAGYEKDDITGPLEKVSMPSVNVPSAYTTVCIELEVRNLAINTILTSSIINEMEGADTLLASSEPSADSNGSGVLYSEKAFASAGAIVLREMVKHWWTEACEGNNMADIMVQHLIRWVESPVSCLYDRSLHNYVRMLSRKSFQRLMAEFRRVGSNIIFASSTRLLLQTTKAEVGNAYAYSQYVLKSIRANPSFHFIDLEIKEYWDYLIWYDEYNYGGKGCREVVGSDEQELETVMHWQLSRFLPGPMQTIFHDWVVEYIDLMHGVKHPESADSSTPRMTQIPIGRPTDEDDDEVSAVLAEKFSKPLKKQISGLIRRQREEMLHPELASDYLFPVLPGVLSDPNEEKRNPVLELVKMLMQVLSLSKTTSLENRLLRRELLAMFEVREFSKEGRFENPAASLKLPELTCSACCLIRDLDLCRDEDVLPDPGSDPSKAVTKPWRCPFCQTEYDRLAQEEILIGQVHGLIVGWQTQDLKCSKCGGLKVSEFMEHCSCSGKWVETMDRAEAEKKLRVLNSVAKFHGLKLLENVVEGVLEQI from the exons ATGTCCGAGACGAACTCAGCGACGGAAACCAACACTGTCGCGAGTGGGCCTGCTGAAGCAATTATCGATGATCGGAGCAATGCTACGCCAACTCCTTTCCCCAAGAAACAGGCAACACAAAGCCCTCGCAAGAGACGAAACCCTCCTAAAACCCAACGACCAC CCCTAGCCAGCGGGCGTGTCGTCGCAATGCCTATAAGGAAACCCAGCAAGTACGGAAACAAGTTTCGGTCGAACGCTGCATCTTTCAAGCCGAAACGGACAAAGACCATCgaattttcttctcttcgatcGACAGAAGCCACATCCCAAGATGAGAAATTCGAGGCGATTCGGCTGGCGAACAGCATCGACGAATCCTTGGGATTTCCGCGCTTTGAGTCCGGTGAGAAAAGGGTCGGCTGGCTTACCAACATGCATAGTACTTCAGTAGAGGATCCGAATATACCCGGAGGACGCGCCGGTGTGGACTATtactttcttgaagacaaCGGCGGAAGTTTCAAGGCAACGGTTGAATACGACCCATATTTCCTCATCGCAGTGAAGAAGGGACACGAGGCTGAAGTTGAAGAATGGTGTCGAAGAATGTTCGAAGGGCTTATCAAAAAGGTCACGAGagtagagaaagaagatctcaAGCTACCGAACCATTTGCTCGGACACCGGAGGACTTTCCTTCAAATGTACTTTGCAAATGTGAGCCATCTGTTGGAAGTTCGAAGGACACTTCTACCACTGGcggaaaagaacaagaaaaatgtGAATGTGATGGATACTTACGTGGAGATTTCAAGGTTTGTTGGACTTA GAAAATGGTACACTGTAGAGGCAAAACACGGTGTGATCTCATTGACCTGCATAGAGGAACGAGTCCAACGTCCTGACCCAGTTGTTCTTGCTTTTGATATTGAAACGACTAAACTGCCGCTGAAATTCCCTGACTCTGTCATCGACCAAATTATGATGATTTCGTACATGATTGACGGGCAAGGTTTCTTGATTACGAATCGGGAGATAGTTTCTGAAGATATCAACGATTTCGAGTACACGCCCAAGCCCGAATACTATGGTCCTTTTATGATTTTCAACGAGCCCGATGAAAGGAGTGTTCTAGAACGGTTCTTTGGGCACATAAAAGAGGCCAAACCAACTGTTATCGCTACATATAACGGTGACTTTTTTGATTGGCCGTTTGTTGAAGCGAGAGCAAGTGTCCTTGGGATCGACATGTATACGGAGATTGGATTTCGTAAAAACAGTGAGGACATTTATCAGAGCGATCACTGTGTGCATATGGATTGCTTTGCTTGGGTCAACCGTGATAGTTACCTCCCTCAGGGAAGTCGTGGTTTGAAAGCTGTCACTGTTGCAAAGCTCGGATATGACCCTGATGAACTTGACCCGGAACTCATGACTCCGTACGCAAGTGAACGCCCTCAAACACTAGCTGAATATTCGGTGTCCGATGCCGTCGCCACATATTACTTGTATATGAAATACGTCCATCCTTTCATCTTCTCGCTTTGTACAATTGTCCCCCTTAATCCCGATGACACCCTGCGGAAAGGAACAGGTACACTTTGTGAGATGCTACTGATGGTTCAAGCATATCAGGGCGAAATCGTTCTGCCTAACAAGCACAAGGAACCCCCAGAGGCTTTCTATGAAGGCCATCTGCTGGAGTCAGAGACATATGTTGGTGGACACGTGGAAAGTATTGAGGCTGGTGTGTTTCGAAGTGATATCCCCGTTACATTCAAGATTGATCCTACTGCCATcgacgagcttcttcgggATTTAGATGCGGCTTTGAAATTCAGCATTgaagtggaagagaaaaagtcaTTGGATGACGTTGTCAACTACGAGGAAGTCAAGGGACAGATCTCCAAGCTTCTAATCGCtctaaaagaaaatccaaacAGGGACGAGAATCCTTTCATCTACCATTTGGATGTTGCTTCCATGTACCCGAATATCATCACCACAAATCGACTACAGCCAGACGCCATGATCCAGGAATCCAACTGCGCTGCCTGCGACTTCAACCGACCTGGCAAAACCTGTGATAGACGAATGCCGTGGGCATGGAGAGGCGAATTTCTTCCTGCTAAACGTGATGAATATAACATGGTTCGACAAGCGGTTGCAAACGAAAGATTCCCAGGCAAGACAAAAAACAGTCCGATGAGGTTGTTTAGCGATATGAGCGCCGAAGAACAATCCGCCATAGTCAAAAAGAGGCTTCAGGACTACAGTAAGAAGATTTATCACAAAATTCATGACAGCAAGACAATAGTCCGAGAGGCTATTATCTGCCAACGAGAGAATCCATTCTACGTGAACACGGTCCGCAACTTCCGAGATCGCCGATATGATTTCAAAGGCAAGCAGAAAGTTTGGAAAAACAAGACTGATTCTCTCAAATCGTCGGGTGCTTCGGCGGCggacattgaagaagcaaagaagatgattaTTTTGTTCGACTCGCTGCAGCTTGCCCATAAAGTCATCCTAAACAGTTTCTATGGTTACGTCATGAGAAAGGGGTCTCGATGGTATTCACTGGAAATGGCTGGCGTGACGTGTTTGACAGGTGCTCGAATCATCCAGATGGCAAGAGAGCTAGTCGAACGTATCGGTCGTCCACTGGAGCTTGACACAGACGGTATCTGGTGTATGCTTCCTGGATCCTTCCCCGAAAACTTTTCCTTCACTCtgaagaatgggaagaagcTAGGGATTTCTTATCCATGTGTTATGCTGAATCACCTTGTCCATGGAAGTTATACGAATCACCAGTACCAAACCCTTGTCGATCCAAAGACCTTCAGATACGAGACGCATAGCGACAACTCCATTTTCTTCGAGGTTGATGGGCCGTATAAAGCAATGATTCTGCCAACctcgaaagaagaggacaagaacttgaagaagcgctaTGCTGTTTTCAATCATGATGGGTCTTTGGCTGAATTGAAGGGATTCGAAGTCAAGCGGAGAGGAGAGTTGAAGCTGATTAAGATTTTCCAGACTCAAATCTTCAAGTTCTTCTTAGAAGGAACGTCGCTTGAAGAAACATATGCCGCTGTAGCCCGAGTAGCTGACAGATGGCTGGATGTGCTATATGAACATGGAGCTACATTAGCCGATGAGGAATTGATCGAACTCATTTCCGAGAACAGAAGTATGACGAAGACCCTGGAAGAATACGGTAGCCAAAAGTCCACATCTATCACTACAGCACGCCGTCTAGCAGAGTTCTTGGGAGAGCAAATGGTCAAAGACAAAGGTCTCAACTGCAAATACATCATATCTGCAAGGCCAAGAAATACACCTGTTACAGAGAGAGCTATTCCAGTAGCGATCTTCTCGGCTGAGGAGAATGTGAAACGGTTTTTCTTGCGGAAGTGGTTGAAAGATGATCCTGGTGATTGTGATCCTCGAACTGTGATCGACTGGGATTATTATCTAGAGCGATTGGGATCTGTCGTGCAAAAACTTATCACAATCCCTGCTGCTCTTCAGAAGGTCCGCAACCCAGTGCCTCGAGTCGCTCACCCAGATTGGCTGCAGAGGCGGATCAACGTGAAGGATGACAAGTTCAAGCAAATTAAGATGACAGACGTATTTGCGAAGAGCGAGAAAAACCCACTGACAGACATCTCGACGAACATACTCGACCATCGTGTGCAACACGCCGGTGATATTGGTGAGGTAATTGCAAGCTCAactgagaagttgaagtcCTCCCCCAACAGTAAGACATcgcagaaaagaaagcttCCCGAAGGTCCTACGAAAACTTCTCTCGACCCTTTTGCTAGCCTGCCATCAAGGATGCCGCCAATGGCAGATGACTATGTTGGATTCTTGAAAtatcaaaagcaaaagtggAAAATCCAGAAGCAAGCACGCATCCGCCGCCGCCAGCTTTTCGGCGAAAGGACAAATATTGCTAATGACTCTTTGAGCCACCTTTTCAGAAACCAGGCTGAGCTTCTTTATATCAGTACCTGGCAAGTTTTGCAGCTCTCTGAAACGACAAGGCCAGGCATCGTTCGAGCTTTTGTCTTGATTGATAAAAAGATTCACACTCTCACAGTCAAGGTTCCCCGGCAGATGTACATCAATCTGAAACGAGAGTCTCTCCctgatgttgatgttccaGACTGTGAGGTCGAGAAAGTCAATCACACTTTACCGAACGGGCACCCTTCGGTGCATCTGTTTAAATTGACCTTGTCTGAGGAGACCTATTTGCGTGAGGCTGATAAAATGGATACACTTCTACAACACCCGAGCATCGAAGGTGTCTATGAGAAGAGCATTCCTCTAAATGTACGTGCTATTCTGAAACTTGGTAGTATATGTACTTTCGACGAGGAACAGCGAGGTGTTCTGGGAGAAGGATTAGACAGTGGATTTGACCTGTCGACTCTATGCCGTACATCCTCAGAGCAGCCTTATCTCATGGACTCGCCGTTGGTCTATCACTACTTGTACCATGTTGCTTCCGGTGATAGGCAGATCTTCGCCCTTTTCTCCACAACAAAGAGTGAGGCGCATGTTGTTATCTTGAACCGCACGAGGGACGTCCAGGGCCTTCCAAACGTCGACAAGATATATACAGATCTTCTTATGCGACGGAAGCAGAACGCTTCCGGAGATGAGCCTCAAAATGCCTTCGAATACCAGGAGAAGATTCACTTCCGAACAATGCAAGTCACGACCAGAAGAAAGGCATATCTAGAGGTCGGCGACTTGATCAAGAAATTTAGAAGCGAAGAAACCCAGCCAACTGTTCTTGTCATACAATCGCAGCAAAGAAGTCGCCTGTGCCACGACATCCCCATGCTCAGGGAGTATCCAATCATGTCGGTGAAACCAGAAGTATCTGATATGGATCTACCCCCTCTAGGCTGGCAGGCATTCATTGCAAGACGACTTGTTACACACTACCTGTATCTATCGGCTTGGATCCAGCATCTGACTATGTTGGCAAGATACGGCGACGTTCCCCTCTGCAACTTAGAAAGTGACGACCCACGGTATCTTATTGACATATCATATGCCAGGCGCCTTCAACAGAACAACGTCGTCCTCTGGTGGTCTTCCGGTCCAAGGCCTGATCATGCGGGGTACGAGAAGGACGACATAACGGGCCCTCTAGAGAAGGTGTCCATGCCATCTGTCAATGTTCCAAGCGCTTACACCACCGTGTGTATCGAGCTTGAAGTTCGCAATCTTGCCATTAATACTATCCTGACATCCTCGATCATTAACGAAATGGAAGGCGCTGATACACTTCTGGCATCATCCGAACCTTCAGCTGATTCGAATGGTTCCGGCGTCCTTTATTCGGAGAAGGCGTTCGCTTCAGCGGGTGCGATTGTACTACGGGAGATGGTGAAACACTGGTGGACTGAGGCCTGCGAAGGAAACAATATGGCAGATATCATGGTGCAGCACCTGATTCGCTGGGTAGAGAGCCCGGTCTCGTGTCTTTACGATCGGTCTCTACACAACTACGTGCGCATGTTGTCCAGGAAGTCGTTTCAGCGACTAATGGCTGAGTTTAGACGCGTAGGGTCTAATATTATCTTCGCTAGCTCCACGCGCCTCTTGCTTCAGACAACCAAGGCCGAAGTCGGAAATGCCTACGCATACAGTCAATACGTATTAAAGTCGATCCGTGCCAACCCGTCTTTCCATTTCATTGATCTCGAAATCAAGGAATACTGGGACTACCTGATCTGGTATGATGAGTACAACTACGGCGGAAAAGGCTGTCGGGAGGTAGTCGGATCAGATGAACAGGAACTGGAAACTGTCATGCATTGGCAGCTCAGCCGTTTCCTCCCGGGCCCAATGCAGACCATCTTTCATGATTGGGTGGTTGAATATATCGACTTGATGCACGGTGTCAAACACCCTGAATCAGCCGACTCGTCCACTCCCCGAATGACGCAAATCCCAATCGGGCGCCCGAccgacgaggacgacgatgaagtATCTGCCGTCCTCGCGGAGAAATTCTCGAAGCCCTTGAAGAAGCAAATCTCTGGTCTCATTCGCCGTCAGCGCGAGGAAATGCTACACCCCGAACTTGCATCAGACTACCTTTTCCCCGTCCTTCCTGGAGTCTTGTCGGACCCTAACGAGGAGAAGCGCAACCCCGTATTAGAATTGGTCAAAATGTTGATGCAGGTCCTTAGTCTTTCCAAGACGACAAGTTTGGAGAATCGACTTCTACGTCGCGAACTCCTGGCCATGTTTGAGGTGCGAGAGTTCAGTAAAGAGGGTCGATTTGAGAACCCGGCTGCCAGCCTGAAACTTCCCGAGCTTACCTGCAGCGCTTGCTGCTTGATTCGAGATCTAGACCTGTGCCgcgatgaagatgtcctcCCGGATCCTGGATCTGACCCAAGCAAGGCCGTGACGAAGCCCTGGCGCTGTCCTTTCTGTCAGACAGAATATGATAGACTGGCTCAGGAAGAGATCCTTATCGGCCAGGTCCATGGACTGATCGTTGGCTGGCAGACACAGGATTTAAAATGCTCCAAATGTGGAGGGCTGAAGGTTAGCGAGTTCATGGAGCATTGTTCGTGCAGTGGCAAATGGGTGGAAACCATGGACCGTGCAGAAGCGGAAAAGAAACTGCGAGTCCTCAACAGTGTCGCGAAGTTTCATGGGCTTAAGCTTTTGGAGAATGTTGTGGAAGGAGTTCTAGAACAGATATGA
- the sik1 gene encoding snoRNP complex protein NOP56 (ribosome biogenesis protein - Nop56p/Sik1p) yields the protein MADFLLFEGPMGYGLFKVAHQGDSVGNRLKEVQEGVNDLSKFGKMVELASFLPFENNKMALSEINDVSEGVASDTLISFLELNLPKPNKKKKVVLGVLDKALAGSIKSAFSFVDCETGDTSEVVQDMLRGIRLHATKLLKQLREGDMDTAQLGLGHAYSRAKVKFSVQRDDNHIIQAIAILDQLDKAINTFSMRVREWYSWHFPELIKIVSDNQRYAQIALFVKDKTTLTDDKLHDLAALVEDDEGVAQSIIDAAKHSMGQEISETDMENVTSFAQRVVSLSQYRKSLHSYLTSKMSVVAPNLAALIGEIVGARLISHAGSLTNLSKYPASTVQILGAEKALFRALKTKGNTPKYGLLYHSSFIGKAGPKNKGRISRFLANKCSIASRIDNFSEEPTTKFGEVLKKQVEERLEFYATGAAPTKNEIAMKNAMDAVLADMDIGADQSDEEMEDAEAESKKEKKDKKEKKKEKKEKSEKKEKKEKGEKEEKKKKRKSDVGEGESEKKKRKHDSDAEPSKKKKKV from the exons atggccgacTTCCTACTTTTCGAGGGCCCTATGGGCTACGGACTTTTCAAGGTCGCCCACCAGGGCGACAGCGTTGGCAATCGCTTGAAGGAGGTCCAGGAGGGTGTTAACGATCTTTCTAAGTTTGGAAAAATGGTTGAGTTGGCTAGTTTTCTCCCATTCGA GAACAACAAGATGGCCTTGAGCGAAATCAACGACGTCTCGGAGGGTGTCGCCTCCGATActcttatttcctttctcgaATTGAACCTTCCTAAGCCtaacaagaagaagaaggttgttCTGGGCGTTCTGGACAAGGCTTTGGCCGGAAGTATCAAgtctgccttttctttcgttgacTGCGAAACCGGCGACACCAGCGAGGTTGTCCAAGACATGCTCCGTGGTATCAGGCTTCACGCTACTAAGTTGCTGAAGCAGCTTCGTGAGGGTGATATGGACACTGCTCAACTTGGTCTTGGTCACGCTTACTCCCGTGCCAAGGTCAAGTTCTCTGTCCAGCGTGACGATAACCATATCATCCAAGCTATTGCCATCCTTGACCAGCtcgacaaggccatcaaCACATTCTCTATGAGGGTTCGGGAGTGGTACTCGTGGCATTTCCCTGAGCTCATCAAAATTGTTTCGGACAACCAGCGCTATGCCCAAATCGCTCTGTTCGTGAAGGACAAGACCACTTTGACTGACGATAAATTGCATGATCTTGCTGCGCTTgtggaggacgatgaggGTGTTGCCCAGAGCATTATCGATGCCGCGAAGCACAGTATGGGTCAAGAGATCTCTGAGACCGACATGGAGAACGTCACTTCTTTTGCGCAAAGAGTCGTCAGCCTTTCCCAGTACCGCAAGTCTCTGCATTCCTACCTGACTTCCAAGATGAGCGTCGTTGCGCCCAACCTTGCTGCCTTGATCGGAGAGATCGTCGGTGCTCGTCTCATTTCGCACGCTGGAAGCTTGACCAACCTTTCCAAATACCCCGCTTCCACTGTGCAGATCCTCGGTGCTGAGAAGGCTCTCTTCAGGGCCTTGAAGACTAAGGGAAACACTCCTAAGTACGGTCTGCTGTACCACTCCTCTTTCATTGGCAAGGCTGGCCCCAAGAACAAGGGTCGGATCTCCCGATTCCTTGCGAACAAGTGCTCTATTGCCTCTAGAATCGATAATTTCTCTGAGGAGCCTACGACCAAGTTTGGTGAAGTCCTGAAgaagcaggtcgaggagcgTTTGGAGTTCTATGCTACCGGAGCCGCCCCTACTAAGAATGAAATCGCTATG AAAAATGCCATGGATGCTGTCTTAGCTGATATGGACATCGGTGCGGATCAGAGCgatgaagagatggaagatgcTGAGGCTgagagcaagaaggagaagaaggataagaaggagaagaagaaggagaagaaggagaagagtgagaagaaggagaagaaggagaagggcgagaaggaagagaagaagaagaagaggaagtccGATGTCGGTGAGGGCGAgtctgagaagaagaagcggaagcaCGACAGCGATGCTGAGccgtccaagaagaagaagaaggtctaa